The following proteins are encoded in a genomic region of Sorangiineae bacterium MSr12523:
- a CDS encoding DUF3570 domain-containing protein, whose product MQLATSASVFFAIFAATTAARADGVLQFDTSHTLYHEAPTRSNMTVYTPSVDLRASPFSFLDVRGGWEADVVSGASVAVKAGPTYQATHAGADVISSASVNDVRNVAKGGFTIKHDAVSLSPGYTYSTEKDYKSHAIDIAAKTELFEHNTQLEFSYAHDFDRVCDRVQGRNDAPSRYRALENSNGCFGSDPLRTTHDIDRDGFQASWSQAWTRTFATQLVYSAEILHGFLSNPYRSVILGEGLKAQEHHPENRGREALTLRANVYLKPLRSALRLKTRGYWDTWDVKSLTVEAEFERYFGEALRVELRGRYYRQSAALFFSDDYTGGDSPLGPKGQYFTGDRELSPFSSMLLGLRATYTFLSSRGRVLGFMQSLKLGLGGNVMQFDYDGYTLGGSAIGNARAYIANFSASAVF is encoded by the coding sequence GTGCAATTAGCCACCTCCGCCTCCGTGTTTTTCGCGATTTTCGCGGCCACCACCGCAGCGCGGGCCGATGGCGTGCTGCAGTTCGACACGTCGCACACGCTTTACCACGAGGCACCGACCCGCTCGAACATGACGGTGTACACTCCGTCGGTCGATCTGCGGGCGAGCCCATTCTCCTTTCTGGACGTGCGTGGCGGCTGGGAGGCGGACGTCGTGTCCGGCGCCAGCGTCGCCGTCAAAGCGGGGCCCACGTACCAAGCGACGCACGCGGGCGCGGACGTCATCAGCTCCGCCAGCGTGAACGACGTGCGCAATGTCGCCAAGGGTGGATTCACCATCAAGCACGACGCCGTATCGCTCTCGCCGGGCTACACGTATTCGACGGAGAAGGACTACAAGTCCCACGCGATCGACATTGCTGCGAAGACGGAGCTGTTCGAGCACAACACGCAGCTCGAATTCTCGTACGCGCACGACTTCGACCGCGTATGCGATCGCGTGCAGGGTCGTAACGACGCCCCCTCGCGCTACCGCGCCTTGGAGAACTCGAACGGCTGCTTCGGCTCGGACCCGCTCCGCACCACGCACGACATCGACCGCGACGGATTTCAGGCCAGCTGGTCGCAGGCCTGGACGCGGACCTTCGCCACGCAGCTGGTGTACTCGGCCGAGATCCTCCACGGCTTTTTGAGCAATCCGTACCGCAGCGTCATTCTGGGCGAGGGCCTCAAGGCGCAGGAGCACCACCCCGAAAACCGCGGCCGCGAAGCGCTGACCCTCCGCGCGAACGTCTACCTCAAGCCGCTGCGCAGCGCCCTGCGCCTGAAGACGCGTGGCTATTGGGATACGTGGGACGTCAAAAGCCTCACGGTGGAGGCCGAGTTCGAGCGCTATTTCGGAGAGGCCCTTCGCGTCGAACTCCGCGGCCGCTACTACCGCCAAAGCGCCGCGTTGTTCTTCAGCGACGACTACACCGGAGGCGACTCGCCCCTCGGCCCCAAAGGCCAATACTTCACCGGCGATCGGGAGCTGTCTCCCTTCAGCAGCATGCTGCTCGGACTGCGTGCAACCTACACCTTTCTCTCGAGCCGAGGCCGCGTGCTCGGCTTCATGCAAAGCCTCAAACTCGGCCTCGGCGGCAACGTCATGCAATTCGACTACGACGGCTACACCCTCGGTGGCTCCGCCATCGGAAATGCGCGCGCCTACATCGCGAACTTCTCGGCGTCGGCCGTGTTCTAA
- a CDS encoding serine/threonine protein kinase: protein MHAEYAPNDPFVTGETPYTITRILSSGPAGGVYEVHHRRLGKPFVAKVLSRSVADDREIRERFMRGARALAHLDGHPGIVTIVDLGTIGNWPPVPYCIMEKLEGETLRAYLTRKKGQLPPRDALRIAIEILRALGYAHERNVVHRDCKCENTFLHHQVDHGRVTKVIDWFDIKIITDLDPMTTATFVGTRTNASPEQIEGGRITPATDLWSVAIVLFEMLTGRHPVTEGCRTQGQVNAAIVKRTPDRLSHFMPDVPDFLDEEVFTALSRDPTLRPRDAFAFARVLESARQYYRLRAPGRNEATIEQAAPADRGPLDSSGMASREWPIAAGRGEGEMRPLTKSSPDDTQPIDAAGPDELPTLPPLARRKSESTG, encoded by the coding sequence GTGCACGCCGAATACGCGCCAAACGATCCGTTCGTTACAGGGGAGACCCCCTATACAATCACGAGGATCCTTTCGTCCGGTCCGGCAGGCGGCGTCTATGAAGTGCACCACCGCAGGCTGGGGAAGCCTTTCGTCGCGAAGGTCCTGAGTCGCTCGGTGGCTGACGATCGCGAGATCCGCGAGCGCTTTATGCGCGGCGCGCGGGCGCTCGCCCACCTCGATGGCCATCCGGGCATTGTCACCATCGTCGACCTCGGAACCATCGGTAACTGGCCACCGGTTCCGTATTGCATCATGGAAAAACTGGAAGGGGAGACCCTTCGAGCGTATCTCACACGCAAGAAGGGACAACTTCCACCGCGAGACGCGCTCCGGATCGCAATCGAGATCTTGCGGGCGTTGGGCTACGCACACGAACGGAACGTCGTTCACCGTGACTGCAAGTGCGAGAACACGTTCCTCCACCACCAGGTCGACCACGGCCGCGTGACAAAGGTGATTGATTGGTTTGATATCAAGATCATCACGGACCTTGACCCAATGACAACGGCAACGTTCGTCGGGACGCGAACCAACGCGTCACCGGAGCAGATCGAGGGTGGTCGCATTACGCCTGCGACCGATCTCTGGTCGGTGGCAATCGTCCTCTTCGAGATGCTCACGGGTCGTCATCCAGTCACGGAGGGGTGTCGCACCCAAGGACAAGTTAACGCGGCTATCGTGAAGCGTACTCCCGATCGCCTATCCCATTTCATGCCTGATGTTCCGGACTTCCTCGATGAGGAGGTTTTCACCGCGCTCTCACGGGACCCGACGCTCCGGCCGCGTGACGCCTTCGCCTTCGCCCGCGTCCTTGAATCGGCGCGTCAATACTATCGGCTACGCGCTCCAGGGCGGAACGAGGCGACGATCGAGCAGGCAGCGCCCGCGGACCGAGGTCCGCTCGACAGCTCCGGGATGGCCAGCCGCGAGTGGCCTATTGCTGCTGGCCGCGGAGAAGGGGAAATGCGTCCGTTGACCAAGAGTTCCCCGGACGATACGCAACCGATCGATGCGGCTGGCCCGGACGAGCTTCCCACGCTTCCACCTCTCGCGCGCCGCAAAAGCGAAAGCACGGGATGA
- the nadE gene encoding NAD(+) synthase, producing MSPDLQSLLALVRASRGFQIREVAEAKLGRLAQWFSSEAIDAAVVGVSGGIDSALVLALLRALEERGILRRVVALLLPIHALGATRQEEATARGRRVAEALGAEAWEAPLTRAHAATLDALAAASGLSFDAWSDGQALSVARTPALYGAAALLQTHGYRSIVCGTTNRDEGAYLGFFGKASDGMVDLQPISDLHKSEVRALAAHFHVPKDVVAAVPTGDVHDGRSDEEMLGVSYDAVELYLRLLELGRDATVADPHGAIARQHALNAHKYRVGNPAVHLDVMPRGVPGGWSDEPLAPRTERRPAQSTIPGAWDPPPIDLEPSPLARLSFGEPLAGVEGFALRVPEVLTPADCTALCDAMAQSGIAEPVDVTGIPSARHAEGVGSTRATAWSPELARALWARLAPAVPSVRFLGATTPTDGFATTKRASHRTWRVVGLSPLLRFMRYERGGRHFGHYDAAFDYGDGRRTLLSVVFYLRGAAGSGATRFLRDGQEGLPTDERNFDDWTREARDDEIVVAVAPLLGDALVFDHRLCHDVQQWEGPDARIVIRADVVYEAVPDGRST from the coding sequence ATGTCGCCGGATTTGCAAAGCCTCCTCGCACTCGTCCGAGCGTCGCGAGGGTTTCAGATTCGCGAGGTCGCTGAGGCAAAGCTCGGTCGGCTCGCTCAATGGTTCTCCTCGGAGGCGATCGACGCTGCGGTGGTGGGGGTCAGCGGTGGTATCGACTCCGCGCTCGTTCTCGCACTTCTTCGTGCACTCGAGGAGCGCGGCATCCTACGGCGCGTCGTCGCCCTTCTTTTGCCCATCCACGCCCTGGGCGCGACCCGACAAGAGGAAGCGACCGCGCGAGGTCGCCGCGTCGCGGAGGCGCTCGGGGCCGAGGCATGGGAAGCGCCCCTCACGCGCGCCCACGCCGCGACCCTCGATGCGCTGGCCGCGGCCTCCGGGCTTTCGTTCGATGCGTGGTCGGACGGGCAGGCGCTCAGCGTTGCGCGAACACCGGCCCTCTACGGAGCGGCGGCACTTCTTCAGACCCACGGATATCGTTCGATCGTGTGCGGCACCACCAACCGTGATGAGGGCGCCTACCTCGGGTTCTTCGGCAAAGCCTCCGACGGCATGGTCGATCTCCAACCCATTTCGGATTTGCACAAATCGGAGGTCCGCGCGCTCGCAGCCCACTTCCACGTTCCCAAGGACGTGGTCGCCGCGGTGCCCACCGGCGACGTGCACGACGGCCGCTCCGACGAAGAGATGCTTGGCGTCTCCTACGACGCGGTCGAGCTTTACCTCCGCCTGCTCGAACTCGGGCGCGACGCGACCGTCGCCGACCCACACGGCGCGATCGCGCGACAGCACGCCCTAAACGCCCACAAGTACCGCGTCGGAAACCCCGCAGTCCATCTGGACGTCATGCCACGTGGCGTGCCAGGCGGCTGGTCGGACGAGCCTCTCGCCCCTCGCACCGAGAGGCGTCCCGCACAAAGCACGATCCCCGGAGCATGGGATCCACCGCCGATCGATTTGGAGCCCTCGCCCCTGGCGAGGCTATCGTTTGGAGAGCCGCTGGCCGGCGTGGAGGGGTTCGCGCTGCGCGTGCCCGAAGTGCTTACGCCTGCCGATTGCACGGCCCTGTGCGACGCCATGGCTCAATCCGGTATCGCTGAGCCCGTCGACGTCACCGGGATCCCCTCCGCACGCCACGCCGAAGGCGTCGGCTCGACGCGTGCGACCGCATGGTCACCGGAGCTTGCGCGTGCCTTATGGGCGAGGCTCGCGCCGGCCGTACCGAGCGTGCGCTTCCTCGGTGCGACAACGCCGACCGACGGCTTCGCTACAACCAAGCGAGCAAGCCACCGCACGTGGCGGGTCGTCGGGCTCTCTCCCCTGCTCCGATTCATGCGCTACGAGCGCGGCGGGCGGCACTTTGGCCACTACGACGCCGCGTTCGACTACGGCGATGGCCGGCGAACGCTGCTCTCGGTCGTCTTCTACCTGCGAGGAGCGGCGGGCAGCGGCGCGACGCGCTTTCTGCGCGATGGTCAGGAGGGACTCCCTACCGACGAACGGAACTTCGACGATTGGACTCGCGAGGCTCGCGACGACGAGATCGTTGTGGCCGTGGCGCCTCTTCTCGGGGACGCGCTGGTCTTCGACCATCGCCTCTGCCACGACGTTCAACAATGGGAAGGGCCGGACGCGCGCATCGTCATCCGCGCCGACGTGGTCTACGAAGCCGTCCCCGATGGTCGGAGCACGTGA
- a CDS encoding HEAT repeat domain-containing protein: MGLLHSIFGGGTELLLNVDNQVASLGSIIGGRIVLSGGAKPRQLTELIVKLCSVEMYTVEGESEPRVDIEVLESQRVAAGIQLAAGAKVPFTFRLRVPDDLEPSARLERTSYQVMATADIPGVVDPEANVQVTIVEASEHEARPLTLQEIVQLFPDLHSPDEERLCEALRGFYNACFNDGPQLMEGEQLIGYHMMNGTPRVRHLALQAWAHLVDNRVQPQHLHVLYSLANSPGLDEDMFTEVIVAAAKFAEEGALPLVQQLAVHPDPEVRERVAWNLYSRAAEKFPGKRELLLQLSQDASPAVRAEAVRGLSQFVDEQGLAQWLVQRAESDPEPEVQAAGIKALHLGSHHGLLDFSLAVYEKHLQNPHPLVRKEIAYGVSYIPADAVQRTAAIVQRLAQDPEESVRDALAEEFADMSDTPQLLPVVQYMAQHDPSPKVRRRALGSMGALMQPKEAAAYYGQCLAQARGEDDLWPIIYGLCEHARWPEVQPILSHIGQLPYPDIANAAREAMTMPAWRFRQQFRPW; encoded by the coding sequence ATGGGACTACTTCATTCGATCTTCGGTGGCGGGACGGAGCTCCTGCTCAATGTTGACAACCAGGTTGCATCCCTCGGATCCATCATTGGGGGGCGTATTGTGCTCAGTGGCGGAGCGAAGCCGAGGCAGCTGACTGAGCTCATCGTAAAGCTGTGCAGTGTCGAGATGTACACAGTCGAGGGTGAGAGCGAGCCCAGGGTTGACATCGAGGTGCTCGAGTCTCAACGCGTGGCCGCCGGCATCCAGCTCGCTGCGGGCGCCAAAGTCCCTTTCACATTTCGTCTCAGGGTGCCGGACGATCTCGAGCCGAGCGCACGCCTTGAAAGAACGAGCTACCAGGTCATGGCCACGGCTGACATCCCCGGCGTCGTGGACCCCGAGGCCAACGTGCAAGTCACCATCGTGGAGGCGAGCGAGCACGAAGCGCGGCCGCTGACCCTGCAGGAGATCGTCCAGCTTTTTCCTGACCTGCACAGCCCCGACGAAGAGCGCCTTTGTGAAGCCCTTCGTGGCTTCTACAACGCTTGCTTCAACGACGGGCCACAGCTGATGGAGGGCGAACAGCTCATTGGCTACCACATGATGAACGGCACTCCGCGAGTGCGCCATCTGGCGCTCCAGGCATGGGCCCACCTGGTCGACAACCGCGTGCAGCCGCAGCATCTTCACGTGCTCTACTCGTTGGCCAACTCTCCTGGCCTCGATGAAGACATGTTCACCGAGGTCATCGTCGCCGCCGCGAAGTTCGCCGAGGAAGGCGCCCTTCCCCTGGTGCAGCAGCTTGCGGTCCACCCGGATCCGGAGGTCCGCGAGCGCGTCGCCTGGAACCTGTATTCACGGGCCGCGGAGAAGTTTCCGGGCAAACGCGAACTCCTTCTCCAGCTATCACAAGACGCCAGTCCGGCCGTGCGGGCGGAGGCGGTTCGCGGCTTGTCGCAGTTCGTGGACGAACAGGGGCTCGCACAATGGCTCGTACAGCGCGCCGAGTCGGACCCGGAACCCGAGGTCCAAGCCGCCGGCATCAAGGCCCTGCACCTCGGAAGTCACCACGGCCTGCTGGACTTTTCACTCGCCGTTTACGAGAAGCACCTGCAGAATCCGCACCCGTTGGTCCGGAAGGAAATTGCCTACGGCGTTAGCTACATTCCGGCAGATGCCGTACAGCGCACGGCTGCCATCGTCCAGCGTCTCGCACAGGATCCTGAGGAATCGGTGCGCGATGCGCTCGCCGAAGAATTTGCCGACATGAGCGACACGCCGCAGCTGCTGCCGGTCGTCCAATACATGGCCCAACATGATCCGTCACCCAAAGTGCGGCGTAGAGCTCTCGGATCCATGGGAGCCCTCATGCAGCCGAAAGAGGCGGCCGCCTACTATGGGCAGTGTCTCGCGCAGGCGCGCGGAGAGGACGATCTTTGGCCCATCATCTACGGACTGTGCGAGCACGCCAGGTGGCCTGAGGTGCAGCCGATTCTTTCGCACATCGGTCAGCTCCCCTACCCCGATATTGCAAACGCCGCGCGGGAGGCGATGACAATGCCGGCCTGGAGATTCCGACAACAATTTCGCCCCTGGTGA
- a CDS encoding DUF4266 domain-containing protein codes for MRALLLSLLSLLLLLAGCATVKPQDRALLADPIMQFDGDPLANPRVQHAIDNREGSHGGTGVSGGGCGCN; via the coding sequence ATGCGCGCGCTTCTTCTTTCGCTTCTCTCGCTTCTCTTGCTTCTCGCAGGCTGCGCCACCGTCAAGCCGCAAGACCGCGCGCTCCTGGCCGATCCCATCATGCAGTTCGACGGCGATCCGCTGGCCAACCCGCGGGTGCAGCACGCCATCGACAACCGTGAAGGATCGCACGGTGGCACGGGCGTGTCGGGCGGAGGCTGCGGGTGCAATTAG
- a CDS encoding helix-turn-helix domain-containing protein has product MRPHEFLRHWRRAHGITQMAAARAADVSQAAWSGWERNLTVPQANKLFLLERMTEGQLPASAWSTLGPTDYERVDEFLRRLAGRPDVEEDSCMTT; this is encoded by the coding sequence ATGCGACCGCACGAATTTCTGCGCCATTGGCGCCGGGCGCACGGCATCACGCAGATGGCCGCCGCTCGAGCGGCGGACGTGAGTCAGGCCGCGTGGAGCGGCTGGGAGCGCAATCTCACCGTTCCCCAGGCGAACAAGCTCTTTCTTCTCGAGCGAATGACCGAGGGACAACTTCCCGCGAGCGCTTGGTCGACGCTGGGGCCGACCGATTACGAGCGTGTCGACGAGTTCCTCCGCCGCCTGGCAGGTCGCCCCGACGTCGAGGAGGATTCATGCATGACAACGTAA
- a CDS encoding peptidoglycan recognition protein family protein — translation MRRRSFALCLVSLALLPTLASAKQRVAPRKWRYIVVHHSGTQGGSVRAFEAYHRGIRGMPRGMAYHFVIGNGHGLADGAIEEGPRWAKQQPGAHVASALRDPQTGAVLDEIAIGVCLIGNLDTTPPSPKQKQALSGLLARLQREFAIPREHVLGHSEVRGAHTACPGRNLAVADFAHGATAQGVR, via the coding sequence GTGCGCCGCCGATCGTTCGCCCTCTGCCTCGTGTCCTTGGCCTTGCTGCCGACGCTCGCCAGCGCCAAGCAGCGGGTCGCGCCGCGAAAGTGGCGATATATCGTCGTGCATCACAGCGGAACGCAGGGAGGCAGTGTTCGAGCCTTCGAGGCCTACCATCGCGGCATTCGGGGCATGCCGCGCGGAATGGCGTATCACTTCGTCATTGGCAATGGTCACGGCCTCGCGGACGGTGCCATCGAGGAAGGGCCGCGCTGGGCAAAGCAGCAGCCGGGGGCCCATGTCGCGTCCGCGCTCCGCGACCCCCAGACCGGCGCGGTGCTGGACGAAATCGCGATCGGCGTTTGCCTAATTGGCAACCTCGATACGACTCCGCCGAGCCCGAAACAAAAGCAGGCCCTGTCCGGTCTCCTCGCCCGACTGCAACGGGAGTTCGCCATTCCTAGGGAGCACGTCCTCGGCCACTCCGAGGTCCGCGGGGCTCACACGGCCTGCCCCGGCAGAAACCTCGCGGTCGCCGATTTCGCCCATGGCGCGACCGCGCAGGGTGTCCGATGA
- a CDS encoding metallophosphoesterase family protein → MRIIASADHHFAETQRWEECLRIHAWMAEEVARQAPSLFVSCGDIYERASTPCERAAVADWLTRVAETCPVLIAKGNHDRRLDLAILSQLRARNPIFVEERCGIYVIAGAAIAAVAWPNRASIASMVDRRLPSGTTDNVTRACYQDVLRGLGEHLEQHSGPRLLVTHAMIRGSTAGTGQPLIGSQMVVGPEDLALARADITIAGHVHMPQHFEHAGRAIVYTGSPYRRDFGEAEDKSLLRIDFDAASNVCGCVEAYPRGSCPTCPNRGVVRWDRIPSPARPMVLLVGEWEAGLWKGGLPGLDAVPARADVRFRYVVSLEEQAAAWHGAVAVCERLLEAGAATIKVERQVEPRLTPRVTEPLVGLTMNDKLRLLWETQKRPVSEPRAARLLARYAELDQEHRDSIPEMPIVRGGGMARALAAPLAERTNTETQEGTGNHVV, encoded by the coding sequence ATGCGAATCATCGCGTCCGCTGATCATCATTTCGCGGAGACCCAGCGCTGGGAGGAATGCCTTCGCATTCACGCATGGATGGCCGAGGAGGTGGCCCGTCAAGCGCCGAGCCTCTTCGTTTCGTGCGGCGACATCTATGAGCGGGCCTCCACGCCATGCGAACGCGCCGCGGTTGCCGATTGGCTCACGCGCGTGGCCGAGACGTGCCCCGTGCTCATCGCAAAGGGAAACCACGATCGCCGATTGGACCTCGCCATTCTCAGCCAGCTGCGGGCACGCAACCCCATCTTCGTGGAAGAGCGGTGCGGGATTTACGTGATCGCCGGCGCAGCGATTGCTGCGGTCGCCTGGCCGAATCGAGCGAGTATCGCTTCGATGGTCGACCGGCGATTGCCAAGTGGTACCACCGACAACGTCACGCGAGCCTGCTATCAGGACGTGCTACGGGGACTCGGCGAACACCTCGAGCAGCACTCCGGCCCACGTCTCCTCGTCACGCACGCCATGATTCGCGGATCGACGGCCGGCACGGGGCAGCCCCTCATCGGCTCCCAAATGGTCGTCGGCCCGGAGGATCTTGCCCTAGCTCGCGCGGACATCACGATCGCCGGGCACGTTCACATGCCACAGCATTTCGAGCATGCCGGGCGCGCGATCGTCTACACCGGGTCGCCCTACCGCCGTGATTTCGGGGAGGCCGAGGACAAGAGTTTGCTCCGGATCGACTTCGATGCCGCGAGCAACGTATGCGGCTGCGTCGAGGCCTATCCCCGCGGCTCGTGCCCAACATGCCCGAATCGCGGCGTCGTTCGGTGGGATCGGATTCCCAGTCCTGCTCGACCTATGGTGCTCCTCGTCGGCGAATGGGAGGCCGGCTTATGGAAGGGCGGCCTCCCTGGCTTGGACGCAGTACCTGCACGGGCCGATGTTCGTTTCCGATACGTCGTCTCCCTGGAGGAGCAAGCCGCCGCGTGGCACGGTGCTGTGGCCGTCTGCGAGCGCTTGCTCGAGGCAGGGGCGGCCACCATCAAGGTGGAGCGCCAGGTCGAACCGAGGCTGACACCTCGAGTGACCGAGCCGCTCGTTGGTCTGACCATGAACGATAAGTTGCGCCTCCTCTGGGAGACTCAGAAGAGGCCCGTCAGCGAGCCGCGAGCCGCGCGCCTATTGGCGCGTTACGCGGAGCTCGACCAAGAGCACCGGGACTCGATCCCGGAGATGCCCATCGTACGCGGCGGTGGCATGGCTCGGGCGCTCGCCGCGCCCCTCGCAGAGCGCACGAACACCGAGACGCAGGAAGGGACTGGAAACCATGTTGTTTGA